One Caenibius sp. WL genomic window, AGTACCATCGGCGCTGTCTGGTTTCACGTCCGAGTTCGAGATGGGATCGGGTGGGGCACAGACGCTATGGCCACCAAGCAATGGAGCCGGCGTAAAGTTGGTTTAATCGATGCACCTTGTTGGGTGTGTATCTGGCTGGATGATCGTCCACCGGACGAGGCCTTTGGCAGGCTTGTCGTTGATGGTGGGATTCATCAAGCATGATCAGAGTTATTAGGACCGGTTAGCTCCATGCATTACTGCACTTCCACACCCGGCCTATCAACGTGATGGTCTATCACGACTCGAAGATACCTAATCTTAAGGGAGGCTTCCCGCTTAGATGCTTTCAGCGGTTATCCCGTCCGTACATAGCTACCCTGCTGCACCGTTGGCACGATGACAGGTACACCAGAGGTACGTTCACCCCGGTCCTCTCGTACTAGGGGCAACTCCTTTCAAGTATCGACGCCCACGGCAGATAGGGACCAAACTGTCTCGCGACGTTCTGAACCCAGCTCACGTACCACTTTAATTGGCGAACAGCCAAACCCTTGGGACCTGCTCCAGCCCCAGGATGTGATGAGCCGACATCGAGGTGCCAAACGATTCCGTCGATATGAGCTCTTGGGAATCATCAGCCTGTTATCCCCGGCGTACCTTTTATCCGTTGAGCGATGGCCCTTCCACGAGGGACCACCGGATCACTATGACCGACTTTCGTCTCTGCTCGACCTGTCGGTCTCGCAGTCAGGCAGGCTTATGCCATTGCACTCTTGCAGACGGTTTCCAACCGTCCTGAGCCTACCATCGCGCGCCTCCGTTACTCTTTAGGAGGCGACCGCCCCAGTCAAACTACCCGCCACAGAGGGTCCCTGTACCGGATAACGGTACGAGGTTAGACATCAGAAAACAGCAGGGTGGTATTTCACCTATGGCTCCACACCGGCTGGCGCCAGTGCTTCAAAGCCTCCCACCTATGCTACACAACTCTTTCCTAATGCCACTCTGAAGCTGCAGTAAAGGTGCACGGGGTCTTTCCGTCTAACCGCGGGTACTCCGCATCTTCACGGAGAATTCAATTTCGCTGAGCATATCCTGGAGACAGTGGGGAAGTCGTTACGCCATTCGTGCAGGTCGGAACTTACCCGACAAGGAATTTCGCTACCTTAGGACCGTTATAGTTACGGCCGCCGTTTACCGGGGCTTCAATTCGGAGCTTGCACTCCTCCTCTTAACCTTCCGGCACCGGGCAGGCGTCAGACCCTATACGTCGTCTTGAAGCCGACTTAGCAGAGTCCTGTGTTTTTGATAAACAGTCGCTACCCCCTGGCCTGTGCCCCCCACCAATGCTTGCGCATAGATGGGGCCTCCTTCTTCCGAAGGTACGGAGGCAATTTGCCGAGTTCCTTCAGGATACTTCTCTCAAGCGCCTTGGTATACTCTACCTGACCACCTGTGTCGGTTTCGGGTACGGTCTATACGGTGGGGCTATTTCCTGGAACCGCTTCGAAGCACCTCCAATCCGATAAGGAGATACAACACACGCGATCCGTCACACACCACCAGGCCCACGAATATTAACGTGGTTCCCATCGACTACCCCCTTCGGGCTCGTCTTAGGGGCCGGCTTACCCTGCTCCGATTAGCGTTGAGCAGGAACCCTTGGTCTTTCGGCGAGAGGGCATCTCACCCTCTTTATCGCTACTCATGTCAGCATTCGCACTTCCGATACGTCCACGGTCGGTTACCCTCCCGCTTCACTCGCTTACGGAACGCTCCGCTACCGCTCAGTACAAAGTACTGAACCCTAAGCTTCGGTGCATCACTTTAGCCCCGTTACATCTTCGCCGCAGGAACCCTTATTTAGACCAGTGAGCTGTTACGCTTTCTTTAAAGGATGGCTGCTTCTAAGCCAACCTCCTGGTTGTTTTGGGATTCCCACATGCTTTCCCACTTAGTGATGACTTGGGGACCTTAGCTGTAGGTTAGGGCTGTTTCCCTTTTGACGACGGACCTTAGCACCCGCCGTCTGTCTGCCAGATAAGACTCGATGGTATTCGGAGTTTGGTTAGGTTTGGTACAGCTCGCGCCGCCCTAGCCCATCCAGTGCTCTACCCCCATCGGCATACGTCTGACGCTCTACCTCAATAGATTTCGCGGAGAACCAGCTATTTCCCGGTTTGATTGGCCTTTCACCCCTAAACACAACTCATCCGAGCATTTTTCAACATGCAACGGTTCGGTCCTCCAGTGCGTGTTACCGCACCTTCAACCTGGTCATGCCTAGATCACCGGGTTTCGGGTCTAATTCATCGTACTCTGTCGCCCTATTCAGACTCGCTTTCGCTGCGCCTACACCTAACGGCTTAAGCTCGCACGATAAATTAAGTCACTGACCCATTATGCAAGAGGTACGCTGTCACCCCCTAAAGAGGCTCCAACTGCTTGTAAGCATTCGGTTTCAGGTACTGTTTCACTCCCCTAATCGGGGTGCTTTTCACCTTTCCCTCACGGTACTTGTTCGCTATCGGTCATGTACGAGTATTTAGGCTTGGAGGGTGGTCCCCCCATGTTCAGACAGGATTTCACGTGTCCCGCCCTACTCGAGTCCTCATCCATCACTTTCGCATACGGGGCTGTCACCCGCTATGGCCACTCTTTCCAAAGTGTTCTGCTAGTTGAAGATGAGGCACTGGCCTGGTCCGCGTTCGCTCGCCACTACTAACGGAATCTCGGTTGATGTCTTTTCCTCCAGGTACTGAGATGTTTCAGTTCCCCGGGTTCGCTTCACCAAAGCTATATATTCACTAAGGTGATACCTTATCCACCTCACTCACTATGTGCCAAATTCCTAAGAACTCATCACACAACGAGAGAAATGGTGAAGGTGGGTTTCCCCATTCGGAAATCGCCGGATCAAAGTTTGCTCACAACTCCCCGACGCTTATCGCAGCGTGCCACGTCCTTCTTCGCCTGTACATGCCAAGGCATCCACCAAATGCTCTTACCTCACGCTTGAGAATCCACACCATCAACGACAAGCCTGCATAGAGCCTGCGTTGTATACTAGGTGCGGACGATAATCTCAGCCAGATAATCATCTGTGTGCCGCATACGATCCCGGTCCGTAGACCTAAGAACCCATGCGCCACGGCATCGATTAAAAACCCATTCACAATGTCAAAGATGCGGGCAAATCCCGCACACCAATCCGAAGATTGGAAGTTCGTGTTTCCATCACTGAAGAATAATGCCTGGTGGAGCCTATCGGGATCGAACCGATGACCCCCTGCTTGCAAAGCAGGTGCTCTCCCAGCTGAGCTAAGGCCCCTTGAAGGCATACCTGAACATGGTGGGCCGAGGAGGACTCGAACCTCCGACCTTACGCTTATCAGGCGTACGCTCTAACCACCTGAGCTACCGGCCCATCCCGCACCAGCCAGCCATACGGCCGCAGGCGGCGAAAGCCAGCTCAGGCAGTCGCTCGGATCTCGCGACCCGGGCGATCTTCAGATGATGAAAGGACATGAGGACGACGGCATGTTCTTTGGAACGTTCGAAGCTCTTTCTCGCTCAAGGCAAGACGCTTTCGAACATATCCTTAGAAAGGAGGTGATCCAGCCGCAGGTTCCCCTACGGCTACCTTGTTACGACTTCACCCCAGTCGCTAAGCCCACCGTGGTCGCCTGCCTCCCTTGCGGGTTAGCGCGACGCCTTCGGGTGAACCCAACTCCCATGGTGTGACGGGCGGTGTGTACAAGGCCTGGGAACGTATTCACCGCGGCATGCTGATCCGCGATTACTAGCGATTCCGCCTTCATGCTCTCGAGTTGCAGAGAACAATCCGAACTGAGACGGTTTTTGGAGATTAGCTACCCCTCGCGAGGTTGCTGCCCACTGTCACCGCCATTGTAGCACGTGTGTAGCCCAGCGTGTAAGGGCCATGAGGACTTGACGTCATCCCCACCTTCCTCCGGCTTATCACCGGCGGTTTCCTTAGAGTGCCCAACTGAATGATGGCAACTAAGGACGAGGGTTGCGCTCGTTGCGGGACTTAACCCAACATCTCACGACACGAGCTGACGACAGCCATGCAGCACCTGTCACTGATCCAGCCGAACTGAAGGAAAAGATCTCTCTAATCCGCGATCAGGATGTCAAACGCTGGTAAGGTTCTGCGCGTTGCTTCGAATTAAACCACATGCTCCACCGCTTGTGCAGGCCCCCGTCAATTCCTTTGAGTTTTAATCTTGCGACCGTACTCCCCAGGCGGATAACTTAATGCGTTAGCTGCGCCACCCAAGTTCCATGAACCCGGACAGCTAGTTATCATCGTTTACGGCGTGGACTACCAGGGTATCTAATCCTGTTTGCTCCCCACGCTTTCGCACCTCAGCGTCAATACCTGTCCAGCGAGTCGCCTTCGCCACTGGTGTTCTTCCGAATATCTACGAATTTCACCTCTACACTCGGAATTCCACTCGCCTCTCCAGGATTCTAGCTACCCAGTTTCAAAGGCAGTTCCGGGGTTGAGCCCCGGGATTTCACCCCTGACTTGAATAGCCGCCTACGCGCGCTTTACGCCCAGTAATTCCGAACAACGCTAGCTCCCTCCGTATTACCGCGGCTGCTGGCACGGAGTTAGCCGGAGCTTATTCTCCAGGTACTGTCATTATCATCCCTGGTAAAAGAGCTTTACAACCCTAAGGCCTTCATCACTCACGCGGCATTGCTGGATCAGGCTTTCGCCCATTGTCCAATATTCCCCACTGCTGCCTCCCGTAGGAGTCTGGGCCGTGTCTCAGTCCCAGTGTGGCTGATCATCCTCTCAGACCAGCTATGGATCGTCGCCTTGGTAGGCCTTTACCCTACCAACTAGCTAATCCAACGCGGGCCCATCTAAAGGCGATAAATCTTTGGTCCGAAGACATCATCCGGTATTAGCACAAATTTCTCTGTGTTATTCCGAACCTAAAGGCAGGTTCCCACGCGTTACGCACCCGTGCGCCACTAAGCCCGAAGGCTTCGTTCGACTTGCATGTGTTAGGCATGCCGCCAGCGTTCGTTCTGAGCCAGGATCAAACTCTCAAGTTTGTGTCACAACCATACAAGCGTCAACCAAAGTCAACCATCTCGCACAGCCGCGCTTCAAGGAGCCGATACCTGCACTGTCAAACGTAATGGATACGAATGGACATGCATACATCACAACGAGATCGTGGTGATCCCGAAGAATGCGGCTCGGCTTAAGTAACTGGTATCCGGAGCCTTAAAACCCCCGGACCAGGCGCCGTCGCCCACATGTCCCTTCATCAAAAAACCAACAATGTCAAAGAACCATCCGACACACAAAACCGGACAACCAACCTGCCCTAGAAATCTATCCTAGGGACATGGCGTCCGTCTATGTCGACGACCCTCCGAAACGCTGCCTCGTGGCGGCGTCCCGTCCGGTGAACGGGCCTCTAAGCCCTACCCCCCATACCGTCAACCAACTTTTTGCAATTTTGTGACGGCTTTTCCAAAAATGGCGGATTTCCGCGCTTTTTTCGCCAACATTCGGTAAAGCCATCGCCGTGGGACGATATGGGCCGGAAACGCCTCATCGCAACCCTCATGCTTTGTTTACCTCGCCATCCTATCGGCCAGACCGTACATATCCGCAGAAAAGCTGACAGTTCCGAGATCACGCCACCTATGCCCACCCCCCGAATCTCCGTCGCCATGAGCGTCTATAACGGCGAGCGATTCCTTGCCGAAGCGATCGAGAGCATCCTGACCCAGAGCTTTGCCGACTTCGAATTCCTGATTCTCGACGACGGTTCGCGCGATTCGAGCCGGACGATCATCGAACGCTATGCCGCACAGGATTCGCGCATCCGCCCGATCATCCGCGAGAATCGCGGGTTGATCGCCAGCCTCAACCAATTGATCGACGAAGCGCGCGCGCCCGTGATCGCGCGCATGGATGCCGACGACATCAGTCTGCCCCAACGATTCGCCCACCAGATCGCCTTTCTCGACGCCCATCCGGACTATGGCGTGATCGGCGCATGGGCCGAGGATATAGATGAGCGCGGACATCTCATCGCCCATGCCTCCCCACAGTATCCCACGACTCATGCGGCCTTCCTGGCCGCTATCCATGCGGATCAGCAGTTGTTATGCCATCCTGCCGTGATGATGCGGCGCGATGTCGTGGTTAAGGCAGGGGGGTATCATGCTGCGTTCCGGCATTGCGAAGATCTCGACCTCTGGCTGCGGCTCGCCAGCCGGACCCACATATGCAGTCTGCCCGAACCATTGCTGCGCTATCGCCGTTATGCAGATCAGGTATCGAAGCGTCATGGTGTCGATCAACAGATCGGCGCTGCTGTGGCGCGCATAGCCTATCGCGAGCGTGCTGCAGGGCGGAGCGATCCCACAGCACTGTGGCACGAACTCCCATCCATCGACGCAATGGATGAATTGTTCGGCCGGGAGGGCATAGCCCGTGAGATTCGCAGCATGATCGCCATCGCCCTGCTCTATTCCCGTGACGGCTTGCGCGGCAGCGGGTTCGATATGCTGCTGTG contains:
- a CDS encoding glycosyltransferase → MGRKRLIATLMLCLPRHPIGQTVHIRRKADSSEITPPMPTPRISVAMSVYNGERFLAEAIESILTQSFADFEFLILDDGSRDSSRTIIERYAAQDSRIRPIIRENRGLIASLNQLIDEARAPVIARMDADDISLPQRFAHQIAFLDAHPDYGVIGAWAEDIDERGHLIAHASPQYPTTHAAFLAAIHADQQLLCHPAVMMRRDVVVKAGGYHAAFRHCEDLDLWLRLASRTHICSLPEPLLRYRRYADQVSKRHGVDQQIGAAVARIAYRERAAGRSDPTALWHELPSIDAMDELFGREGIAREIRSMIAIALLYSRDGLRGSGFDMLLCHLRDGGTHRNMWRTVARLIYFGAPLRAIRLAGRLLSTRPAADTSQTTAA